A region of Cyanobacteria bacterium GSL.Bin1 DNA encodes the following proteins:
- a CDS encoding Txe/YoeB family addiction module toxin: MLLSFRQQAWEDYLYWFSNDRKMCKRIHELIEDTLRHSFTGKGKPEPLKGNLQGFWSRRINQEHRMVYAVTEEAIILIQLRYHY, encoded by the coding sequence ATGTTGCTTAGCTTTCGGCAACAAGCGTGGGAAGATTATCTCTACTGGTTCAGTAATGACAGAAAGATGTGCAAGCGAATTCATGAGTTGATTGAAGATACATTACGCCACTCTTTTACAGGAAAAGGAAAACCAGAACCGTTGAAGGGGAATTTACAGGGATTTTGGTCTCGACGGATCAATCAAGAACATCGTATGGTTTACGCAGTAACCGAGGAAGCAATCATTTTAATTCAGCTTCGATATCATTACTAA